Genomic segment of Candidatus Zixiibacteriota bacterium:
ATTGCTGTCTCCTTCATGTTTTATCTGTCGCCGGTTCTGACTCTCTATTCCCTTTTGCCTCTCCCTGTACTTTCTTTCGTCGCCAACAAACTGGGAGGAGTGGTGCATCGGCAATACCTGAAAATTCAGGATTACTTCGCGGTGCTGACTTCGAAAGCGCAGGAAAACCTCTCGGGGGTTCGGGTGATTCGGGCATACAATCAGGAAGAGGCGGAAATTGCCGACTTCTCCGCTCATAACCGAAAATATATCGCCCTCAATCTTGATATGATTAAGATTTTCAGCATGTTCTATCCGTTGCTCTTCACTCTGGCCGGCACCGTCAATATCATCGTTCTTTATTTTGGGGGACGCTCCGTTATCGATGAGCAACTCAGCCTGGGAACGTTAGTTGCCTTTTTCACATACCTTTCAATGCTAATCTGGCCCATGATTGCCCTGGGCTGGGTAATATCGCTCTATCAACGGGGCACGGCATCACTGGCTCGGATCAATAAGATTCTCAATACCGCTCCGGCAGTGGTTTCGTCGCCGGAATCCGATGCCGGCAGCAAGCTCAAAGGAAGCATCGAGTTTAAAAATCTCCGCTTCTCTTACAACGGCGAATTGACCCTCAAGAATATCAACCTTAAAGTGGAGCCGGGAATGACTCTGGGAATTGTGGGGCCAACCGCCTCCGGCAAAACCACCCTGGTTTCGCTTTTGGGACGTCTCTTCCCGGTAGAGCGGGGGCAGCTGTTCATCGATAATATAGATATTAACGACTGGAATCTTGAGGCGCTTCGCTCGCAAATAGGATTCGTTCCCCAGGAACCGTTTCTGTTTTCCGACACCATTGCCCGCAATATTCTATTCGGGAGTTCCGATGGCAGCCCCGAAGTCGTGCGCAACGCCGCCCGCGCCGCCGTTATCGAGAAAGATATCGAAAGTTTTCCCGGCAAATTCGAGACGATGTTGGGAGAGCGCGGCATTACCCTTTCCGGCGGACAGAAGCAGCGGGTTGCCCTCGCCCGGGCGCTGGTTATCGACCCGAAAATTATTATCCTGGATGACGCCACCAGCGCCGTTGATACCGAGACAGAACATCAGATAAATCTTCGTCTGCAGGGAGAAATCAGCAAACGGACGGCATTGATCATATCCCACCGGATTTCGGCCGTTAAAGACGCCGACCTGATTGTCTATCTGGAAAACGGCGCTATTGTTGAGCGGGGAACTCACGAAGAACTGCTCGCGCAGGATGATCATTATGCCCGGCTGTTCCGTATGCAGTTGATTGAAGAAGAATTGAAGAAGATGTAATTATGTCCACCAACAGTTATCATGATGAAGAGGTTCTGGGTAAGGCGTATGACGCGCGCCTGATGCGCCGTCTGTTGACTTACGTCCGACCTTACCGTCTCTCGCTGGCGGTATCGGTCATACTTCTTATCGGCGGCTCCGCCCTGCAGCTGCTTCTGCCGGTGATGGTGCAAATCGGTATTGACAAATATGTCATGACCAAAGATATCGCGGGACTGGGGCGGATTGCGCTTTTCTCCGCCGGAATTCTCTTTGCCTCTTTCATTCTCTCGTATCTTCAGATGTACATCACCATGTACATTGGCCAGAAGGTACAATATGACATCCGGATGCAGATTTTCAGTCATCTCCAACGGCTTCATCTCGGCTTCTTTGACAAGAACCCGGTGGGGCGGCTGGTAACGAGGGTAACCAACGATGTGACCGTCCTCGACGAACTCTTTTCATCCGGTCTGGTCTCGGTCTTTGGAGATATCCTGACATTAATCGGAATCGTAATTGCCCTTCTCTATTATAACTGGAAACTGGCATTGGTGACATTTGCGGTCCTCCCTATTCTGATAATCGCCACGACGATATTCCGCCGCAAGGTGCGGGAGATTTACCGTGAGGTGCGCACTCGTCTTGCCCGTCTCAACGCTTTCACGCAGGAGCATGTGTCCGGCATGACGGTAATACAGCTGTTTACCCGCGAGAAGGAAATCTTCGACAGGTTCAGCGCAATCAACGCCGACCTGCGGGGGGCGCATTTGCGGTCAATCTACTACTACGCCGTTTTCTACCCGGCCGTCGAAATCATCAGCGCCGTCTCGCTGGCGCTGCTTCTTTACTATGGCGGTTTTCAGATAGCGGCCGCGGCTCTGACTTTCGGCGAACTGGTGGCGTTTATACAACTGGTGCAACGGTTCTACCATCCGATTCGCGACCTCTCTGAGAAATATAATATCCTGCAGTCTTCCATGGCGGCCTCGGAGCGCATTTTCAAACTGCTTGATACCCAGCCGGAGATTGTGGAGCCGCAAGCGGCATCGGCGGCGCCGTCTCGCGGCGGCTCTATCAAGTTCGAAAATGTCTGGTTCGCTTATAATAGCAATGACCATGTTCTGCGCAATGTATCATTCACGGTCGAGCCGGGCGAAAAAGTCGCCATTGTTGGAGCGACCGGCGCCGGGAAGACCTCGCTTATATCGCTGCTGTTCCGCTTCTACGATTATCAGAAGGGCGCCATAAGACTGGATGGAGTGGAACTCAAGGCGATGCGCGCGGAAGATATCCGCAAGAGGATGGCGCTGGTTCTGCAGGATGTTTTCATTTTCTCGGGAGACTATGCCGGCAATATCCGGCTGGGCAGTAAGAATATCAGCGATGATGATATTATCGCTGCTTTAAAGAAGGTTAATCTGTACGATTTCGTTATTGAGAGCGAAGGCGGCTTGCAGGCGGAAGTCAAGGAACGGGGCGCCACCCTTTCCACCGGACAGAAACAGCTGCTTTCCTTCGCCCGGGCGCTTGCTTTCAACCCCAGTATTCTGGTGCTTGATGAAGCCACCAGCTCGGTCGATACCGCCACGGAGCGGATGATTCAGAAGGCGCTGGATAATCTCCTGGAGAATCGCACCGCCATTATTATCGCGCACCGTCTATCCACTATCGAAAAAGCGGATAAAATCATCGTTCTGCACAACGGCGAAGTGCGCGAGATGGGCAAACACAGGGAGCTGCTCCAGCAGCAGGGAATCTATTACCGTCTCTACCAGATGCAGTTCAAGCAGGATGAATTGAAGGCGGTAATCTGATGACGCTGTCGAGAAAAGAAATCGGGATATATTTGAAATTCGCCGTCGCCACCGCCCGCAAAGCGGGAGAAATTCTCCTCAAGAAATCGCGGGGAAAAAATGAAATCCTTTTTAAGGGACGAGTCAATCTGGTCACCGCCGCTGACCTGGCATCGGAAAAATTTATAGTGAAATCAATCGAAAGAGCCTTCCCCGGGCACTCCCGTCTGGCGGAGGAGGTGTCATCGCGCGATACCGGTTCGAAATTCAACTGGATAATTGACCCGCTTGACGGCACCACGAATTACGCCCACCGCTTTCCCTTTTACTGTGTCTCTATAGCGCTGGAGTATGAGGGCAAGGTCGTTTTGGGAGTTATTTACGACCCGGAGCGAGACGAGCTTTTTTCCGCGGCCGAAGGCAAGGGAGCCTATTTGAACGGGAAACAAGTTCAGGTCACATCACAGTCAAAACTGAGCCGCTCGCTTCTGGCGACCGGGTTTCCGTACGATATCGGCACCTCTTCGGAAGATAATATCGACAACTATGCCCGCTTCGCCAAATCCTGCCGGGGAATCCGCCGCGCCGGCTCCGCCGCCCTGGACCTGGCATATGTCGCCTGCGGCCGGTTCGATGGTTTCTGGGAGTTGAAACTCTCTCCCTGGGATACCGCCGCCGGCATTCTGCTGGTCAAAGAAGCGGGAGGCAAAGTTACCGATTTTCAGGGAAAAAGATTCCAGATTCGCAATAGGTACATAGTCGCCAGCAACGGACGAATTCACCGCCAGATGCTCCAGATACTAAACGCCGGATAATCTCATCGCCAACATTCGTTTGAGACTACTTTTCCCGCTCCTGACGAGAGAAACGGGACAAGAAATTTTCCAGAATCTTATTGAATTTCTGATGCTCGATTACGAAAAAGAAATGCCGGGCATCCTCAAACAGAAAATACTCGGCGTCTTTGAAATGATTGACCCAGGNNNNNNNNNNCGGCTTCCATTATCAGCACTCTCCCCTGGGGAGGCAGCGGTATCTGAGCCGGAGGGAAACGACGGTTGAACTCCCGGCATGATGCCACCACTTCAAACAGATGGCGATAGTCGCACTGCCGAAAGTCTGCCAGGATTATCTCCCGAAATTCATCAGAGGAAGAACCAATGAGGTCGCTGTACCATTTCAGCGCTTCTATCTTGAGGGGCTCATCCGCAAGTGA
This window contains:
- a CDS encoding ABC transporter ATP-binding protein, yielding IAVSFMFYLSPVLTLYSLLPLPVLSFVANKLGGVVHRQYLKIQDYFAVLTSKAQENLSGVRVIRAYNQEEAEIADFSAHNRKYIALNLDMIKIFSMFYPLLFTLAGTVNIIVLYFGGRSVIDEQLSLGTLVAFFTYLSMLIWPMIALGWVISLYQRGTASLARINKILNTAPAVVSSPESDAGSKLKGSIEFKNLRFSYNGELTLKNINLKVEPGMTLGIVGPTASGKTTLVSLLGRLFPVERGQLFIDNIDINDWNLEALRSQIGFVPQEPFLFSDTIARNILFGSSDGSPEVVRNAARAAVIEKDIESFPGKFETMLGERGITLSGGQKQRVALARALVIDPKIIILDDATSAVDTETEHQINLRLQGEISKRTALIISHRISAVKDADLIVYLENGAIVERGTHEELLAQDDHYARLFRMQLIEEELKKM
- a CDS encoding ABC transporter ATP-binding protein: MSTNSYHDEEVLGKAYDARLMRRLLTYVRPYRLSLAVSVILLIGGSALQLLLPVMVQIGIDKYVMTKDIAGLGRIALFSAGILFASFILSYLQMYITMYIGQKVQYDIRMQIFSHLQRLHLGFFDKNPVGRLVTRVTNDVTVLDELFSSGLVSVFGDILTLIGIVIALLYYNWKLALVTFAVLPILIIATTIFRRKVREIYREVRTRLARLNAFTQEHVSGMTVIQLFTREKEIFDRFSAINADLRGAHLRSIYYYAVFYPAVEIISAVSLALLLYYGGFQIAAAALTFGELVAFIQLVQRFYHPIRDLSEKYNILQSSMAASERIFKLLDTQPEIVEPQAASAAPSRGGSIKFENVWFAYNSNDHVLRNVSFTVEPGEKVAIVGATGAGKTSLISLLFRFYDYQKGAIRLDGVELKAMRAEDIRKRMALVLQDVFIFSGDYAGNIRLGSKNISDDDIIAALKKVNLYDFVIESEGGLQAEVKERGATLSTGQKQLLSFARALAFNPSILVLDEATSSVDTATERMIQKALDNLLENRTAIIIAHRLSTIEKADKIIVLHNGEVREMGKHRELLQQQGIYYRLYQMQFKQDELKAVI
- a CDS encoding inositol monophosphatase family protein, encoding MTLSRKEIGIYLKFAVATARKAGEILLKKSRGKNEILFKGRVNLVTAADLASEKFIVKSIERAFPGHSRLAEEVSSRDTGSKFNWIIDPLDGTTNYAHRFPFYCVSIALEYEGKVVLGVIYDPERDELFSAAEGKGAYLNGKQVQVTSQSKLSRSLLATGFPYDIGTSSEDNIDNYARFAKSCRGIRRAGSAALDLAYVACGRFDGFWELKLSPWDTAAGILLVKEAGGKVTDFQGKRFQIRNRYIVASNGRIHRQMLQILNAG